The following proteins are co-located in the Thermodesulfobacteriota bacterium genome:
- a CDS encoding glycine cleavage T C-terminal barrel domain-containing protein, with the protein PLYNIQAIQGAEFEEFSGRIMPKSYGNVLDEYNAVRNNVGIHDLSHHGKIGLGGKEHIKFLQGILSNDVKKLEEGDGQYATFLTPKGRIIADMKLYRKEASVLIELEPGLNEKVIELLLKYKISYKVDIEDLTESLSLISVQGPNSKKLIEKTLGKKIPDLKEYSFFLGDINGKELLIAYVNRTGELGFDIFVSSDGVNKTLWESLIAKGQEFEARPVGLVAFETLRIEAGIPRYGVDMNENTIPIEAGLWNALSFDKGCYVGQEVIARIKWRGHVNWHLAGFRIDGDYMPQKNSKVIIGEREIGYITSSAYSPKLTKIIALGYIRREFNKPGVQVTIKMESSKTVAAEVSQIPFYNRN; encoded by the coding sequence GCCACTATACAATATTCAAGCAATACAGGGAGCAGAATTCGAAGAGTTCTCAGGGCGGATAATGCCCAAAAGCTACGGCAATGTATTAGACGAATACAACGCAGTCAGAAACAATGTGGGAATCCATGATTTATCACACCATGGAAAGATAGGGCTTGGCGGTAAGGAGCATATTAAATTTCTTCAAGGGATACTTTCAAACGATGTAAAAAAACTCGAAGAGGGCGATGGACAGTATGCAACCTTTCTTACACCAAAAGGAAGAATCATCGCTGACATGAAGCTCTATAGGAAGGAAGCGTCTGTACTTATTGAATTAGAACCAGGCCTTAACGAAAAAGTTATAGAACTACTCTTAAAATATAAGATTTCTTATAAGGTAGATATTGAAGATCTAACTGAAAGCCTATCACTTATTTCAGTACAGGGACCGAATTCAAAAAAACTCATTGAAAAAACGTTGGGGAAAAAAATCCCTGATCTAAAAGAATACAGCTTTTTCTTGGGTGATATAAATGGCAAAGAGCTTTTGATAGCTTACGTAAACAGGACCGGAGAACTGGGGTTTGATATATTTGTTTCATCCGATGGCGTAAATAAAACCCTCTGGGAAAGCTTAATAGCAAAGGGACAGGAATTCGAAGCCAGGCCAGTCGGTCTTGTTGCGTTTGAAACCCTGAGGATTGAAGCAGGAATTCCCAGGTATGGCGTTGATATGAATGAAAATACCATCCCTATCGAAGCCGGGCTATGGAACGCGTTGAGCTTTGATAAGGGATGCTATGTCGGGCAAGAGGTAATAGCGAGGATTAAATGGAGGGGACATGTAAACTGGCATCTTGCAGGTTTTAGAATTGATGGTGATTATATGCCCCAAAAGAATAGCAAAGTCATAATCGGTGAAAGGGAAATTGGATATATCACAAGCAGCGCATACTCACCCAAGTTAACTAAAATAATCGCACTGGGGTATATAAGAAGAGAATTCAACAAGCCAGGGGTTCAAGTTACCATTAAGATGGAATCAAGCAAAACTGTTGCAGCTGAAGTCAGTCAGATACCGTTTTATAACCGAAACTGA